One Cedecea neteri DNA segment encodes these proteins:
- a CDS encoding anaerobic C4-dicarboxylate transporter, with amino-acid sequence MIVIELIIVLAAIFLGARLGGIGIGYAGGLGVLILAAIGVKPGSIPFDVISIIMAVIAAISAMQIAGGLDYLVHQTEKLLRKNPKYITILAPIVTWFLTIFAGTGNISLATLPVIAEVAKEQGIKPCRPLSTAVVSAQIAITASPISAAVVYMSSVMEGHGVSYIQLLSVVIPSTLLAVLVMSFLVSILFDSKLSNDPVYLKRLEEGLIELRGDKQIELKPRAKTSVFLFLLGVVGVVIYAIVNSPSLGLVATPLMNTTNAILIIMLSVATLTTVICGVETESILSSSTFKAGMSACICILGVAWLGDTFVSANIDWIKETAGSVIQGHPWLLAVIFFFASALLYSQAATAKALMPMALALSVSPLTAVASFAAVSGLFILPTYPTLVAAVQMDDTGTTRIGKFVFNHPFFIPGTMGVVLAVCFGFVFGSIML; translated from the coding sequence ATGATAGTCATCGAGCTCATCATCGTGTTAGCAGCGATTTTTCTGGGGGCAAGGCTTGGCGGGATAGGCATTGGGTACGCCGGTGGATTGGGGGTTTTGATTCTCGCGGCGATAGGCGTAAAGCCTGGCAGCATCCCCTTCGACGTTATTTCCATCATTATGGCGGTCATTGCGGCTATCTCGGCGATGCAAATCGCCGGGGGTCTGGATTACCTCGTTCACCAAACCGAGAAACTGCTACGCAAAAATCCTAAATACATCACTATTCTTGCGCCCATTGTGACCTGGTTTTTGACCATTTTCGCCGGCACCGGCAACATCTCTCTAGCCACGCTGCCGGTGATTGCCGAAGTTGCCAAAGAACAAGGCATCAAGCCCTGCCGTCCGCTCTCAACGGCGGTGGTTTCAGCCCAGATAGCCATTACCGCGTCGCCTATTTCCGCCGCAGTGGTTTACATGTCATCAGTGATGGAAGGCCACGGCGTCAGCTACATTCAGCTGCTGTCCGTTGTAATCCCCTCAACGCTGCTGGCTGTGCTGGTGATGTCATTCCTGGTTTCGATTCTGTTCGACTCAAAGCTGTCCAACGATCCGGTTTACCTCAAACGCCTGGAAGAAGGCCTGATTGAGCTGCGTGGCGACAAGCAAATCGAGCTTAAGCCTCGCGCCAAAACCTCCGTATTCCTCTTCCTGCTTGGCGTGGTGGGCGTGGTTATCTATGCCATCGTCAACAGCCCAAGCCTTGGCCTTGTCGCTACGCCGCTGATGAATACCACCAATGCGATCCTGATTATTATGCTGTCGGTCGCCACCCTGACCACCGTGATTTGTGGTGTGGAAACCGAAAGTATTCTTAGCTCCAGCACCTTCAAAGCCGGGATGAGCGCCTGTATTTGTATTCTGGGCGTGGCCTGGCTGGGCGATACCTTCGTTTCCGCAAACATTGACTGGATCAAAGAGACTGCAGGCAGCGTGATTCAGGGCCACCCTTGGCTGCTGGCAGTAATTTTCTTCTTTGCCTCCGCGCTGCTTTACTCCCAGGCAGCTACGGCCAAAGCGCTGATGCCGATGGCGCTGGCGCTCAGCGTCTCGCCATTAACCGCCGTGGCTTCTTTCGCCGCCGTCTCCGGCCTGTTTATTCTGCCAACCTATCCAACGCTGGTCGCCGCGGTGCAGATGGACGATACCGGCACAACCCGCATCGGCAAATTTGTCTTTAACCATCCGTTCTTTATTCCCGGCACAATGGGCGTGGTGCTGGCGGTCTGCTTCGGCTTCGTGTTCGGCAGCATAATGCTGTAA
- the aspA gene encoding aspartate ammonia-lyase, producing the protein MLNNIRIEEDLLGTREVPADAYYGVHTLRAIENFYISNSKISDIPEFVRGMVMVKKAAAMANKELQTIPKSIANTIIQACDEVLNNGKCMDQFPVDVYQGGAGTSVNMNTNEVLANIGLELMGHQKGEYQFLNPNDHVNKCQSTNDAYPTGFRIAVYASIVKLIDAINQLGEGFQRKAVEFSEILKMGRTQLQDAVPMTLGQEFHAFNVLLTEETKNLLRTAELLLEVNLGATAIGTRLNTPDGYQQLAVQKLAEVSGLACVPAEDLIEATSDCGAYVMVHSSLKRLAVKMSKICNDLRLLSSGPRAGLNEINLPELQAGSSIMPAKVNPVVPEVVNQVCFKVIGNDTTVTMASEAGQLQLNVMEPVIGQAMFESIHILTNACYNLLEKCINGITANKEVCESYVYNSIGIVTYLNPFIGHHNGDIVGKICAETGKSVREVVLERGLLTEAELDDIFSVHNLMHPVYKAKRYTDESEQ; encoded by the coding sequence ATGTTAAATAACATTCGTATCGAAGAAGATTTGTTGGGTACCAGGGAAGTGCCAGCGGATGCCTACTACGGCGTTCATACTCTGAGAGCGATTGAAAACTTCTACATTAGCAACAGTAAAATCAGTGACATACCTGAATTTGTACGCGGTATGGTGATGGTGAAAAAAGCGGCGGCAATGGCGAACAAGGAACTGCAAACCATTCCTAAGAGCATCGCGAACACCATCATTCAGGCCTGTGATGAAGTCCTGAACAACGGCAAATGCATGGATCAGTTCCCGGTAGACGTCTACCAGGGTGGCGCCGGTACTTCCGTCAACATGAACACCAACGAAGTCCTCGCCAACATTGGTCTGGAACTGATGGGCCACCAGAAAGGTGAATACCAGTTCCTGAACCCGAACGACCACGTCAACAAATGCCAGTCGACTAACGACGCCTACCCAACCGGCTTCCGCATCGCGGTGTACGCCTCCATCGTAAAACTGATCGATGCCATCAACCAACTGGGTGAAGGCTTCCAGCGTAAAGCGGTTGAGTTTTCTGAGATCCTGAAAATGGGCCGCACCCAGCTTCAGGACGCCGTGCCAATGACCCTCGGCCAGGAATTCCACGCGTTCAACGTGCTGCTGACTGAAGAGACCAAAAACCTGCTGCGCACCGCTGAACTGCTGCTGGAAGTGAACCTTGGCGCCACCGCCATCGGTACCCGCCTCAACACGCCAGATGGTTACCAACAGCTGGCCGTACAGAAACTGGCGGAAGTCAGCGGCCTGGCTTGTGTACCGGCAGAAGACTTGATTGAAGCGACCTCCGACTGCGGCGCATACGTGATGGTGCACAGCTCCCTGAAGCGCCTCGCTGTGAAAATGTCCAAAATCTGTAACGACCTGCGCCTGCTCTCTTCCGGCCCGCGCGCTGGCCTGAACGAAATCAACCTGCCAGAACTGCAGGCGGGTTCTTCTATCATGCCGGCCAAAGTGAACCCGGTTGTCCCGGAAGTGGTGAACCAGGTTTGCTTCAAAGTCATCGGCAACGACACCACGGTAACCATGGCATCCGAAGCGGGTCAGCTGCAGCTGAACGTGATGGAGCCGGTGATTGGCCAGGCGATGTTCGAATCCATTCATATTCTGACCAACGCCTGCTACAACCTGCTGGAAAAATGCATTAACGGCATCACCGCGAATAAAGAAGTGTGTGAGAGCTACGTGTACAACTCCATCGGCATCGTGACTTATCTGAACCCGTTCATTGGTCACCACAACGGCGACATCGTCGGCAAAATCTGTGCGGAAACCGGCAAGAGCGTGCGCGAGGTCGTGCTGGAGCGCGGCCTGCTGACCGAAGCCGAGCTGGACGATATCTTCTCCGTCCACAACCTGATGCACCCGGTCTACAAAGCTAAGCGCTATACCGATGAAAGCGAACAATAA
- a CDS encoding FxsA family protein, protein MRWIPLIAVFLYVYIEISLFIQVAHVLGVFMTLILVIFTSVIGLSLVRNQGFKNLMLMQQKMAAGESPAAEMIKSVSLIMAGILLLLPGFFTDFLGLLLLLPPVQKHLTLKLMPHLRFSRMPGGGFSAGSEGGNTFDGEFQRKDDAPKRLDDQHRDDR, encoded by the coding sequence GTGCGCTGGATCCCGCTTATTGCCGTTTTCCTCTATGTTTACATCGAAATTTCGCTGTTCATACAGGTGGCACATGTTCTGGGGGTCTTTATGACCCTGATTCTGGTCATTTTCACTTCGGTGATTGGCCTCTCTCTGGTGCGTAACCAGGGTTTTAAAAACTTGATGCTGATGCAGCAGAAGATGGCGGCCGGCGAAAGCCCTGCGGCGGAGATGATCAAAAGCGTCTCGCTGATCATGGCCGGTATTTTGCTGCTGCTGCCGGGCTTCTTTACCGACTTCCTCGGCCTGCTGCTGCTGTTACCGCCGGTGCAAAAGCATCTGACGCTGAAGCTGATGCCGCATTTGCGCTTCTCCCGTATGCCTGGCGGCGGTTTTAGCGCCGGTAGCGAAGGGGGCAATACGTTTGACGGCGAGTTTCAGCGTAAAGACGACGCGCCAAAGCGCCTCGACGACCAGCACCGGGACGATCGTTAA
- a CDS encoding co-chaperone GroES, with the protein MSIRPLHDRVIVKRKEVESKSAGGIVLTGSAAGKSTRGEIIAVGKGRILENGSVQPLDVKVGDIVIFNDGYGVKSEKIDNEEVLIMSESDILAIVEA; encoded by the coding sequence ATGAGCATTCGTCCATTACATGATCGTGTCATCGTCAAGCGTAAAGAAGTTGAATCCAAATCTGCGGGCGGCATCGTTCTGACTGGCTCCGCAGCGGGCAAATCAACTCGTGGCGAGATCATCGCTGTCGGTAAAGGCCGCATCCTGGAAAACGGTAGCGTGCAGCCGCTGGACGTGAAAGTGGGTGACATCGTTATCTTCAACGATGGCTACGGCGTGAAGTCCGAGAAAATCGACAACGAAGAAGTGCTGATCATGTCCGAAAGCGACATCCTGGCAATTGTTGAAGCGTAA
- the groL gene encoding chaperonin GroEL (60 kDa chaperone family; promotes refolding of misfolded polypeptides especially under stressful conditions; forms two stacked rings of heptamers to form a barrel-shaped 14mer; ends can be capped by GroES; misfolded proteins enter the barrel where they are refolded when GroES binds), giving the protein MAAKDVKFGNDARVKMLRGVNVLADAVKVTLGPKGRNVVLDKSFGAPTITKDGVSVAREIELEDKFENMGAQMVKEVASKANDAAGDGTTTATVLAQAIITEGLKAVAAGMNPMDLKRGIDKAVVAAVEELKALSVPCSDSKAIAQVGTISANSDETVGKLIAEAMDKVGKEGVITVEDGTGLEDELDVVEGMQFDRGYLSPYFINKPETGAVELESPFILLADKKISNIREMLPVLEAVAKAGKPLVIIAEDVEGEALATLVVNTMRGIVKVAAVKAPGFGDRRKAMLQDIATLTGGTVISEEIGMELEKATLEDLGQAKRVVINKDTTTIIDGVGEEAAIQGRVGQIRKQIEEATSDYDREKLQERVAKLAGGVAVIKVGAATEVEMKEKKARVDDALHATRAAVEEGVVAGGGVALVRVATKLAGLTAQNEDQNVGIKVALRAMEAPLRQIVSNAGEEPSVVTNAVKAGEGNYGYNAATEEYGNMIDFGILDPTKVTRSALQYAASVAGLMITTECMVTDLPKGDAPDLGAAGGMGGMGGMGGMM; this is encoded by the coding sequence ATGGCAGCTAAAGACGTAAAATTCGGTAACGACGCTCGTGTAAAAATGCTGCGCGGCGTTAACGTACTGGCAGATGCAGTGAAAGTTACCCTCGGTCCTAAAGGCCGTAACGTGGTTCTGGATAAATCTTTCGGTGCACCGACCATCACCAAAGATGGCGTTTCCGTAGCGCGTGAAATCGAGCTGGAAGACAAGTTCGAAAACATGGGCGCACAGATGGTGAAAGAAGTTGCCTCTAAAGCGAACGACGCTGCAGGCGACGGCACCACCACCGCAACCGTACTGGCTCAGGCTATCATCACCGAAGGTCTGAAAGCTGTGGCTGCGGGCATGAACCCAATGGACCTGAAACGCGGTATCGATAAAGCCGTTGTTGCCGCTGTTGAAGAGCTGAAAGCGCTGTCCGTGCCGTGCTCTGACTCTAAAGCGATTGCTCAGGTGGGTACTATCTCCGCTAACTCCGACGAAACCGTAGGTAAACTGATCGCTGAAGCGATGGATAAAGTCGGTAAAGAAGGCGTGATCACCGTTGAAGACGGTACCGGTCTGGAAGACGAACTGGACGTGGTTGAAGGTATGCAGTTCGACCGCGGTTACCTGTCCCCGTACTTCATCAACAAGCCAGAAACTGGCGCTGTTGAGCTGGAAAGCCCGTTCATCCTGCTGGCTGACAAAAAAATCTCCAACATCCGCGAAATGCTGCCAGTGCTGGAAGCCGTTGCGAAAGCAGGCAAACCACTGGTTATCATCGCTGAAGATGTTGAAGGCGAAGCACTGGCTACCCTGGTGGTTAACACCATGCGTGGCATCGTGAAAGTGGCTGCGGTTAAAGCACCAGGCTTCGGCGACCGTCGTAAAGCTATGCTGCAGGACATCGCTACTCTGACCGGCGGTACCGTTATCTCTGAAGAGATCGGTATGGAGCTGGAAAAAGCGACCCTGGAAGACCTTGGCCAGGCTAAACGTGTTGTGATCAACAAAGACACCACCACCATCATCGATGGCGTGGGTGAAGAAGCCGCTATTCAGGGCCGCGTTGGTCAGATTCGTAAGCAGATCGAAGAAGCTACTTCTGACTACGACCGTGAAAAACTGCAGGAGCGCGTAGCGAAACTGGCAGGCGGCGTAGCGGTAATCAAAGTCGGTGCTGCTACCGAAGTTGAAATGAAAGAGAAAAAAGCTCGCGTCGACGATGCCCTGCACGCTACCCGTGCTGCGGTTGAAGAAGGCGTGGTTGCCGGTGGTGGTGTAGCGCTGGTTCGCGTTGCCACTAAACTGGCTGGCCTGACCGCTCAGAACGAAGACCAGAACGTGGGTATCAAAGTTGCGCTGCGCGCGATGGAAGCTCCTCTGCGTCAGATCGTTTCTAACGCCGGTGAAGAGCCATCTGTTGTTACCAACGCGGTGAAAGCGGGCGAAGGTAACTACGGTTACAACGCTGCTACCGAAGAATACGGCAACATGATCGATTTCGGTATCCTGGACCCAACCAAAGTTACCCGTTCTGCTCTGCAGTACGCGGCTTCCGTTGCGGGCCTGATGATCACTACCGAGTGCATGGTTACCGACCTGCCTAAAGGCGATGCACCTGACTTAGGCGCTGCTGGCGGCATGGGCGGCATGGGTGGCATGGGCGGCATGATGTAA
- a CDS encoding DUF4156 domain-containing protein produces MRMKVSSGVVVAALLLAGCSTGNQLSSGGQSVRFVEDKPGNECRLLGTATGEQSNWLSGQHGDEGGSMRGAANALRNNAAEMGGNVLYGVSSPTQTLLSSFAPTASQMTGQVYKCPN; encoded by the coding sequence ATGCGCATGAAAGTCTCATCAGGAGTGGTTGTGGCAGCGCTGCTGCTGGCAGGATGTAGCACGGGCAATCAGCTTAGCTCTGGCGGCCAGAGCGTTCGTTTTGTTGAAGACAAACCAGGTAACGAATGCCGCTTATTAGGCACCGCGACCGGGGAACAGAGCAACTGGCTGTCTGGCCAGCACGGTGATGAAGGCGGTTCTATGCGCGGCGCGGCAAACGCACTGCGTAACAATGCGGCCGAGATGGGCGGCAACGTGCTGTACGGCGTAAGTAGCCCAACCCAGACGCTGCTCTCGAGCTTTGCGCCAACGGCTAGCCAAATGACCGGCCAGGTTTATAAGTGCCCGAACTGA
- the epmB gene encoding EF-P beta-lysylation protein EpmB encodes MAHIVTLNPPHREDWLAQLADVITDPDELLHILNVADDEELLAGREARRLFALRVPRAFVARMEKGNPNDPLLRQVLTAKQEFVAAPGFTTDPLEEQHSVVPGLLHKYRNRALLLVKGGCAVNCRYCFRRHFPYADNQGNKRNWQTALAYISEHPELDEIIFSGGDPLMAKDHELDWLMSELEAIPHIKRLRIHSRLPIVIPARITDVLAARIARSSLQVLLVNHINHAQEIGDDFRSAMAKLRQAGVTLLNQSVLLRGVNDSAQTLADLSNALFDAGVMPYYLHVLDRVQGAAHFMVEDEEARAIMRELLTLVSGYMVPKLAREIGGEPSKTPLDLQLRQK; translated from the coding sequence ATGGCACACATTGTAACCCTAAATCCCCCTCACAGAGAAGATTGGTTAGCGCAACTTGCCGATGTTATAACCGATCCTGATGAACTGCTGCACATTTTAAATGTAGCCGACGATGAAGAACTGCTCGCCGGGCGTGAAGCAAGGCGTCTTTTTGCTCTGCGCGTCCCTCGCGCTTTCGTCGCGCGGATGGAAAAAGGCAACCCTAACGACCCTCTGCTGCGCCAGGTTTTGACGGCAAAGCAGGAGTTCGTTGCCGCACCCGGTTTCACCACCGATCCGCTGGAAGAGCAACACAGCGTCGTCCCTGGGCTGCTGCATAAGTACCGCAACCGCGCCTTGCTGCTGGTAAAAGGCGGCTGCGCCGTAAACTGCCGCTACTGTTTCCGCCGCCACTTCCCGTATGCCGACAACCAGGGCAACAAACGCAACTGGCAAACGGCGCTGGCGTATATCAGCGAACATCCTGAGCTGGACGAAATTATTTTCTCCGGCGGCGACCCGCTGATGGCCAAAGATCACGAGCTGGACTGGCTGATGAGCGAGCTAGAGGCCATTCCTCATATCAAACGCCTGCGCATTCACAGCCGTCTGCCGATAGTTATCCCGGCGCGTATTACCGATGTGCTGGCGGCAAGAATCGCACGCTCATCACTTCAGGTGCTGCTGGTTAATCATATTAACCACGCCCAGGAAATTGGCGACGATTTCCGCTCGGCGATGGCAAAACTACGCCAGGCGGGCGTCACGCTGCTGAATCAAAGCGTGTTGCTGCGCGGCGTGAACGACAGCGCGCAAACTCTGGCTGACCTAAGTAATGCACTATTTGATGCGGGCGTGATGCCGTATTACCTGCATGTGCTCGACCGAGTGCAGGGCGCGGCACACTTTATGGTGGAAGACGAAGAGGCCCGGGCGATTATGCGTGAGCTGCTGACGCTGGTTTCTGGCTATATGGTGCCGAAGCTGGCGAGAGAGATAGGCGGAGAGCCAAGTAAGACGCCGCTGGATTTGCAGCTACGGCAAAAGTGA
- the efp gene encoding elongation factor P, with the protein MATYSSNDFRAGLKIMMDGEPYAVEASEFVKPGKGQAFARVKLRRLLTGTRVEKTFKSTDSAEGADVVDMNLTYLYNDGEFYHFMNNQTFEQLAADEKAVGENAKWLLDQAECIVTLWNGQPISVTPPNFVELEIVETDPGLKGDTAGTGGKPATLSTGAVVKVPLFVQIGEVIKVDTRSGEYVSRVK; encoded by the coding sequence ATGGCGACTTATTCTAGCAACGATTTCCGTGCCGGTCTTAAAATCATGATGGATGGCGAACCGTACGCGGTTGAAGCCAGCGAATTCGTAAAACCGGGCAAAGGCCAGGCATTCGCGCGCGTTAAGCTGCGTCGTCTGCTGACCGGTACCCGCGTTGAGAAAACCTTCAAGTCTACCGACTCTGCAGAAGGCGCTGACGTTGTCGATATGAACCTGACTTACCTGTACAACGACGGTGAGTTCTACCACTTCATGAACAACCAAACCTTCGAGCAGCTGGCTGCGGACGAAAAAGCCGTTGGCGAAAACGCTAAATGGCTGCTGGACCAGGCTGAGTGCATCGTGACCCTGTGGAACGGCCAGCCAATCTCCGTTACCCCACCGAACTTCGTTGAGCTGGAAATCGTTGAAACCGATCCAGGTCTGAAAGGCGACACTGCAGGGACCGGCGGCAAGCCAGCAACCCTGAGCACCGGCGCTGTGGTTAAAGTTCCGTTGTTCGTTCAGATCGGCGAAGTCATCAAAGTTGACACCCGTTCTGGTGAATACGTTTCTCGCGTGAAGTAA
- a CDS encoding entericidin A/B family lipoprotein yields the protein MNRLLKQILFISLLAAALSGCNTTRGFGEDLQHLGGAIERVANK from the coding sequence ATGAACCGTTTGCTGAAACAAATTCTTTTTATCTCGCTGCTGGCCGCTGCGCTGTCGGGTTGTAATACCACGCGTGGGTTTGGCGAAGACTTGCAGCATCTCGGCGGCGCCATTGAGCGCGTAGCCAATAAATAA
- the ecnB gene encoding lipoprotein toxin entericidin B has protein sequence MIKKTIAAFFSLVVLSSLLTACNTTRGVGEDIQSGGKAISGAATKAQE, from the coding sequence ATGATTAAGAAAACTATTGCTGCGTTTTTCTCTCTCGTCGTTCTTTCATCCTTGTTGACCGCCTGTAACACGACCCGCGGCGTGGGCGAGGATATTCAAAGCGGCGGTAAAGCTATTTCTGGTGCGGCAACAAAAGCGCAGGAATAA
- a CDS encoding LuxR C-terminal-related transcriptional regulator, whose product MYKILLVDRCYFSRQGLTHLLNQKNNLATAVSILETDSLLLAREKIIKWQPNMVIADFNSFSTALHNIQQLSAIYSACGDTTRLLLLQSGQHPTIAEYCATQGTTDIWDKSVSLSALTTLIQQTIATRPPFREVKRHITPLLTLREERILKLWKEEANNEYIARVMGISVKTVYTYKRNIRLKLGADNRLSLFLNIPEAILE is encoded by the coding sequence ATGTATAAAATATTATTGGTTGATAGGTGTTACTTCAGCCGTCAGGGACTGACGCACTTGCTCAATCAGAAAAATAATCTGGCTACGGCAGTGAGTATTTTAGAGACAGACAGTTTACTTCTCGCCCGGGAAAAAATTATTAAATGGCAGCCGAATATGGTGATCGCCGACTTCAACAGTTTCTCAACCGCATTGCATAATATCCAACAGCTTTCGGCTATTTATTCCGCCTGTGGCGATACGACACGCCTGCTGTTGCTGCAAAGCGGGCAACACCCCACCATTGCCGAATACTGCGCGACGCAAGGCACTACCGATATTTGGGATAAGTCAGTATCATTATCGGCATTAACGACTCTGATTCAGCAGACTATTGCAACTCGCCCGCCATTCCGTGAAGTGAAACGACATATTACGCCATTATTGACCTTACGCGAAGAGAGAATACTAAAACTCTGGAAGGAAGAGGCGAACAATGAATATATTGCCAGAGTGATGGGAATAAGCGTAAAAACAGTTTACACCTACAAGCGCAATATTAGATTAAAGCTGGGAGCCGACAATCGATTATCGCTTTTTTTAAACATTCCGGAAGCCATTTTAGAATAA
- the sugE gene encoding quaternary ammonium compound efflux SMR transporter SugE has product MAWIVLLIAGLLEVVWAVGLKYTHGFSRLWPSVITIVAMVVSMALLAWAMKTLPTGTAYAVWTGIGAVGAAITGILLLGESANPMRLASLALIVVGIIGLKLSTH; this is encoded by the coding sequence ATGGCCTGGATCGTACTGTTGATTGCTGGATTACTGGAAGTTGTTTGGGCAGTAGGACTGAAATATACCCACGGTTTTAGCCGCCTGTGGCCTAGCGTTATTACCATCGTCGCGATGGTTGTCAGTATGGCCTTGCTCGCCTGGGCGATGAAAACGCTACCTACAGGAACAGCCTATGCGGTGTGGACCGGGATCGGTGCCGTCGGTGCGGCGATTACCGGCATTCTATTGCTGGGAGAGTCGGCTAACCCGATGCGTCTGGCTAGCCTGGCTCTGATTGTGGTCGGGATCATTGGCCTGAAACTTTCCACGCATTAA
- a CDS encoding lipocalin family protein: MRIWPAVTALAVALFVVSCSAPTPPPSVTVVQNFEAKRFIGTWYEIARMDHSFESGLNQVTATYSFMDDGGLRVINRGFNPDRQMWQQAEGKAYFTGDPSVAALKVSFFGPFYGGYNVIALDKDYRHALVCGPDLSYLWILSRTPTISRDLKQQLLAIAARQGFAVDKLIWVKQPGS; this comes from the coding sequence ATGCGCATTTGGCCTGCTGTCACCGCGCTTGCGGTCGCATTATTCGTTGTCTCCTGTAGTGCCCCAACTCCTCCCCCCAGCGTCACGGTCGTGCAAAACTTCGAGGCAAAACGTTTCATCGGCACCTGGTATGAAATTGCCCGGATGGACCACAGCTTTGAAAGCGGCCTGAATCAGGTCACGGCCACCTACAGTTTTATGGATGACGGCGGCCTGCGCGTGATAAACCGCGGGTTTAATCCTGACAGGCAGATGTGGCAGCAGGCCGAAGGGAAGGCTTACTTCACCGGAGACCCGAGCGTTGCCGCGCTAAAAGTCTCTTTCTTTGGCCCGTTCTACGGCGGCTATAACGTGATTGCGCTGGATAAAGACTACCGCCATGCGCTGGTGTGCGGGCCGGACCTCAGCTATCTGTGGATCCTGTCCCGCACGCCAACCATCAGCCGCGACCTCAAACAACAGCTATTGGCTATCGCCGCCCGCCAGGGCTTTGCGGTGGATAAACTGATTTGGGTGAAACAACCGGGCAGTTAA
- the ampC gene encoding CMY2/MIR/ACT/EC family class C beta-lactamase: protein MMKKSLCLTLLLTASCSSFAAQKELTALQIEKLVNRTVAPLMKEQAIPGMAVAVIYKGYPLYFTWGKADLQRNLPVTQQTLFELGSVSKTFTGVLGGDALARGEINLNDPAQKYWPELNGKQWKGITLLQLATYTAGGLPLQVPDEVTNSDALLKFYQNWQPQWAPGTQRLYANASIGLFGALMVKSSGMGFEQAMLKRVFEPLNLQHTWINVPATEESHYAWGYRDGKAVRVSPGMLDAEAYGVKSSIEDMAHWVQANMAPNRLEDKTLAQGIQLAQSRYWRVGSMYQGLGWEMLNWPVKGKTVIDGSDNKVALAPHPATLIDPPAPAVKASWVHKTGSTGGFGSYVAFIPEKQLGIVMLANKSYPNTERVKAAYAILEALQ, encoded by the coding sequence ATTATGAAAAAATCCCTCTGCCTGACGCTGCTGCTTACAGCCTCATGCTCCAGCTTTGCCGCTCAAAAAGAACTGACCGCACTGCAGATTGAAAAGCTCGTGAATCGCACCGTTGCCCCGCTAATGAAAGAGCAGGCAATCCCGGGCATGGCGGTGGCGGTTATCTATAAAGGCTACCCGCTGTATTTCACCTGGGGAAAAGCCGATCTACAGCGCAACCTGCCGGTAACGCAGCAAACGTTGTTTGAACTGGGCTCGGTCAGTAAAACCTTTACTGGCGTGCTGGGCGGTGATGCTTTGGCACGTGGCGAAATCAACCTTAACGACCCGGCGCAAAAATACTGGCCTGAGCTGAACGGCAAGCAGTGGAAAGGAATCACCCTGCTGCAGCTTGCCACCTATACTGCCGGCGGCCTGCCGCTGCAGGTGCCCGACGAGGTGACCAACAGCGATGCCCTGCTGAAATTTTACCAGAACTGGCAGCCGCAGTGGGCGCCGGGCACACAGCGCCTCTACGCCAACGCAAGCATCGGACTGTTTGGTGCCTTGATGGTGAAATCGTCAGGCATGGGCTTTGAACAGGCAATGTTAAAACGCGTCTTTGAGCCGCTGAATCTTCAACACACCTGGATTAACGTACCTGCCACGGAAGAAAGCCACTACGCCTGGGGTTACCGGGACGGGAAAGCCGTGCGCGTCTCGCCGGGCATGTTAGATGCGGAAGCCTACGGCGTGAAATCCAGCATCGAAGATATGGCTCATTGGGTGCAGGCCAACATGGCCCCTAATCGCCTGGAAGACAAAACGCTAGCACAGGGTATTCAGCTTGCGCAGTCCCGGTACTGGCGCGTGGGCAGCATGTATCAAGGGCTTGGCTGGGAAATGCTGAACTGGCCGGTGAAGGGGAAAACGGTTATTGACGGCAGCGACAATAAAGTTGCCCTTGCGCCGCACCCGGCAACGTTGATTGATCCTCCCGCACCTGCGGTTAAAGCCTCATGGGTACATAAAACCGGGTCGACAGGCGGCTTTGGAAGCTACGTAGCTTTTATTCCAGAAAAACAGCTGGGCATCGTGATGCTGGCCAACAAAAGCTACCCGAATACCGAGCGAGTAAAAGCCGCTTACGCCATTCTTGAAGCCCTGCAATAA